In Gemmatimonadota bacterium, a genomic segment contains:
- a CDS encoding 3-hydroxyacyl-CoA dehydrogenase family protein, with translation MVERDVPGFIGNRLQHALWRESIALVEKGICTAEAIDTVVKGSFGRRLAVLGPMENADLVGIELTQAIHERLLFDLDRSECPSPRLQSLIDEGRTGMAAGAGFRRWEDGDLGATKRRIAVHLRKLDAILNQ, from the coding sequence ATGGTCGAAAGGGATGTGCCGGGATTCATCGGGAACCGGCTGCAGCACGCGCTCTGGCGAGAATCCATTGCCCTCGTCGAAAAGGGAATCTGTACTGCCGAGGCCATCGACACGGTCGTCAAGGGGAGCTTTGGCCGTCGCCTGGCTGTGCTCGGTCCAATGGAAAACGCCGACCTCGTCGGTATCGAATTGACCCAGGCCATCCACGAGCGACTGCTTTTCGATCTCGACAGGTCCGAATGTCCGTCGCCCCGCCTGCAATCGCTCATCGATGAAGGGCGAACCGGGATGGCCGCCGGTGCCGGGTTCAGGAGGTGGGAAGACGGGGACCTGGGCGCCACCAAGCGCCGAATAGCGGTGCATCTCAGGAAACTGGATGCCATACTCAACCAATAA